The genomic interval ttttcttatataaattgAGAAGAACGTGAGATGAGTTTTGTTCGTGGTGGCCAGTTAGGTAATATGTCATGTCATAACTTGGGATTAAGAGTTTCACAaagcaacaaaacaaaatatcttaattttcaaaaggaaaaggttttttaataattatttttgacaGTCTTTTTTACAACGCTTACACAGTAGTTTGTGATtaatccatttcaaatattttttaaaaatagacaataaaattataatatctatcctgttataaaaaaattgttaaaaataattgtcaaaatatcaatattcttttcatatcaaaacataaattaaacaatttttaacacaatatttgatttgaCTGGTACAAAAACATTAACATATATTCATAATGTCAAAATTCATCACTCAAcattcttattaatattttgtataaatattacataatttacCGGCACATCAATATTGTTTATTAGAAatggaaatatatatatcaacaaTAGATTAACATTTTTAGATTAACCGAAGAACTAAATTtgcaattaatattttagaaaaataagaatggTACATTTAAGAAACTATaagataaaaagtaatttaagtgAGAAAAGtgtatagggtttttgaaatgTGAATAGATACCGAAAGAGTGTATTGGGCCTAAGGATATGTTGGGATACATGGGATTGTGTTCAATGTTTCACaaggcattttttttttaatataaatggtacaaaatatttattaggtttaaattttttatttttgtattttttaggttttactgttaaaaactttaaacatatatatatatatatatatatatatatatatatatattacatgaaacaattttttttgggtTTATTTATAGCATAccaatttatatttaacatgataAACTAAGTTTTTCATGGAGTTACTCTAGTACTTAAAAGAAAGTACATggatacatataaaattatttaaatacgcACGAATTAATTAATACTTTGACTTGTGAAAAAAAGTTTGATTAGTTTATTTCAATGGGATGTGTCAAATACATTAAATGGGATTATCAGAAAAATTAGATTTgtgaataaaattgtaaatagaTCAAGTCAATAGTTTGACTTGTTGAAAAAATATGTTGATCGagtttgacatttttttatttaaattatccaaagaaaaagtttaagtttattagaaaaatgataCTCCCAAGTCATTATTAAAGCAATACGAAACTTGAATTTGGATTATGacttgatttgttttttttttcatttattaaatgtaCTATtcactaatttaattaatttacaggtttgaagatgataaaagtacgaaaaaaatatttgaatatattaaataaactaaaatatttgaatatatgaaaTTGTATTAATGTGGGAAAGATATCCATGAAGATCAATACTACTATGCATATCTATATGTTTCTTGCATTCAATGGCTACTATCATTCTCTAATCaatcaactttaaaattaaatattattttaagttggAAATCAAGTTCTAAACTATTATAGATTCACATACATTAAATTAATTCTATGAACAATTTtttgtaaagttaaaaataatagataatttttgtttgtacagtgaaaagtaaaaatcgaacaatattaaaaatagaaaacaatgatttaatcctaaaaattaacttttgacTTTTTGAAttggtttaaaatataaactctaatttatttaaaattagtttagagCAAATTATAATCTTTTGACCTTTTATATTGCAAATTTAGAGCTTTGAGATTTGAAAGATTCCAAACGTGCAAACTAATCAGCCATTATCATTATGTTCAACTAATCACAAAATAACTTATAGTTATTAGAAGCTAATTGGATGGTGATGGCACGAAGAACCAAAGTCAATGGAACATTACATCTCAAAGTTaacaaagataattttaaatatatttcccATTTAAAATAGACTCTAATACTGATCTTAAATTATGGTTTTTTTTCCAACCATAATGACGGTTTGGGTAAGATTAATTAATGAGATAATTATAGTGAGTGCTTCCTTAATTTATGAAAGTCTAACTTATATCTTTCAATATGGTTTTATTTCATGGCATGTCAAGGGTTTAGTAACTTAAATCCTAAATTCAAAATCtatttattatggaaaatgatattttaacaccattttttgacaccatcttgacactgcacacgtgaatgtgattggacgatttcaaattaaaaaagttgagacagaggtatatttgaaagagaaaaaccaaagtttatttttttaattttaaatcgtccaatcacattttgacacgtgtgtagtgtcaaaatggtgtcaaaaaatggtgttaaaatatcatttttcatttattatataatctCTTTATAAGTTTGACTCATATAATGTCAATCtccaaaaacattattatttattgccTGAAACAGGATAAGCAAAGGACGAAATTGGAGTAAAAAGTTGAGGAAAATCGTACTGGTTTCTACAAAGTTACTCTCTTTATTCCACAAGCAAGTGCAAGAAAACTCAAAGGAGATATCTATCAATAATGTATAATTCATTTGACGGCAAAAGAATATGGAAGAAGACATTGCTTTTCCTTTAATCCATGCCACTGTTAATTGTTGTAAGTAACGCCTGCATACCTTCCCACTCACCAAAACCAACTTTCAACTCTtccatttctattttaaaaatctttatgATTCTTTaacacacataaattttttatattcatttcacattatttttacttattttttatttttttctttcttgaaaaaatacacaactttacatttttaagagcattttatgtttatattatatattatcctTGACAATTGTGTTTTGTCCTGATGCGCATATTTTTTGAGAAAACTTCTCAGGTCACTTATCcttaaattactccaggctaagcacgtttaatcatgaagttcttatgggatAAGCTTCcgaaaacaaatgcatttgttgatatgagtagccaaattaattcctttaagttatccttcaacagTATAGTCTCATatctatacagtctctagatctctctcattccggtgtatttTCGATttgtccatgtgccccttccattGGAAGCCTGAAGctgctccttgtccgtgcctcttgcaTAGGAGATCACTCCCGCCCTCGTCAATGCCCGGATGTCacattaaatgaatgtaaagtGTATTATAGTACTATTATTCATTAGAAGAATGATccttttaacatatataatattttaacattcatttaatactattcttctttactttttactttctcttcttcgaattacaaaaattcatttttttaagatcATTTTATCTTAACAGTGTGTAGATGAATGTGAGAATGTGTCAATGTTATCTTTACTCTCTTAATTAtcaactttttttcaaaatataacaaattaaaaaaataattatttaacacatctaaatttttcatatccatttaatattttttttttatattttactttcttttttgaaaaaaaataaaaaaattacacttttataattattttatttttatactttgtcTCAAATAAACGTAGAAATATAAccgataaataagaaaaaaattgttggaTGATAGCAGCTTCTCAGTTTGAGTCTGAACTACTTAACACGAAAGTAGAGGTGGGTCCAGGAGAAGTACTTTTCCTTAACCCGTGATTGATGGGCTaaatttgaataagaaattGGTATTCTTAGGTCTCACTCACTCCTTAAAGTTTGATGTCACAGAGCCTATTTCCGGAGGGAACATGAAGATGAACATGGCTCATGACATACcccacaaacacacacacatacccCTATGCTTACTTTTTCTTTAGTCACTCTCAAGACTCACCAACTAACTAATTTCACAAAAACAAAACCACACATACTATCTTTTTCAACTCTCTTTACCATTCTTTATATAAACACTCAACAACTCTTCAAGTTGAACAAGATTACACACAACAACACAAACCATGGATTGGTTCTCATGGCTCTCAAAAACAAGCCTTGAGCCAACCCTAGTGTATGAGTATGGTCTTACTTTTGCACACAATGAGCTTGAAGAAGAAGACATGATATACTTCAACCATGAGTTTCTGATGAGCATGGGAATCTCCATAGCCAAACACAGGCTAGAGATTCTGAAGTTGGCAAGGAAAGTCAAGGGAAAGAGAGCACCACGGCCTGTGGCAAGGCTCATGGTGGCGATCAAGAGGACCAAGAGGTGCTTGGCCAATTACTTTCGCACGTTCATCAGCTGTGAAGAAGAGTCTGCGGCACTTGTTGTGGtgccatcatcatcatcatcaaggaCAAGGCCTTATGGGACAAGATGGAAGACTCATGTCATGAAGAGgaacaaaagcaaaaagttGATGGTGGCTAAGCAAGAGAGGCTCTTGCTCACGAATGGAAGTCCCAACACTGTGATGCATGGTCTTGATGGTTTTACCAGTCCCATGGTTTACCATTTCAACAAGgaggaaaaaaaggaaggagaCGATGATGATGGTGGTGGATACTGGTCTTCAGCTGCTGCTGCTGCAGAAGAAATCAGGTGGGATACCATGTTTCAGGATCTAAAGCcaaactgataaaaaaaatcccttttttttttctggggtTGTTGATTCTATGAtcccttatttttttcattacttgGTGAGAGATGGGTTTTTTGGGTTCTTCCACCACCatacttttgttgttgttgttgttattatcaATGGTGTGGGTCATGCGGATAGGTAACTTTAGCATGCAGCTATCTGTTTCAGTAATGAGATTGTCTACTTTGCTTTATGTATGGTCATGTGATGCCCTTTGGCCTTTTTGATAGGGCAAAATTTGCCTTAGATTAGCGTGTTTATGGGGGAGAATGATGAGGTAGATGTTTAGTTTTGTTACTTTACTTTAGCAATTTTGAAAGTTTGGCTTGACTTTGGGTTTGTGCAATGTAATGTCTTGTGGTTGACAATACAAACATTAACATACTATATTTAGTAGTTAATACAATACTTACTGCATTTGCCATTCTTGTATTTGAACTAATTGTTTCTTGATTGAGGCTCATTGTTTTACTTCAATTTCTTCTGAACCCTTCAAAAAGCAGCAGAAGGGGAAACAAAATGATGTTCATTTCTTACTGAAAGTGGTGACCTTAGATTATGATTTCTTAGATGGTTGCACTCATTCTGTGATTCAGTAACATAAGCCTTGTAGAGCATGTTTTTGCTTCAACAAACATTTATTTCTATTGAATTAAGAAGCTCTTGCCattcaaaccaaacaaaatctGATAACTAATTTTTTACACTGTGATCTTAACATATTCGAGTTATTTATCACTTAATCCAAATTGAATAAGGAGCCAAGCTTTTTCGATACTCAATCTTTCCAAAAACTTCAATAacacttattatttttatcttctatttCCAGAGTGTCCAAAAGTCATTTTACTTGAATTAGTTTATGTCTTACTTATTTGTTTCGTTGAGATAAAGCTGTGAGGGATTAACCACACTCTAAAGATATATTTCAAATACAgagattataatatataaccaTTGTGCCCCATGTAAACATGAACAAtgaaaatagattaaaataattactttagtTGCACCTAAGATGCTACGTATTGTTAATTTGCCAACaacttttaatttcagtgtTGAAGTTCTTGCAAGTGTAATCCAAAGAAATTATACAGACATTCACTTCTAAAACATGGGGAATAATAAACGTTTTGCCATTGGCTTGCAACGTAGGTTTGatcaatttcaattaataacCAACCAAATTTCTAATAATGAGGAACAGATACTCTGTACAACATTACTGGAATGATTAATACATGAAAGgaattaaaagcaaaaaagCTAATGTCTACTGCTTacagaaaaatcaatttcaactcatcaaaatttaactataataaaGCTAAACTGAAGCAGAAAAGGAAAGCAATTATTGGAACAACTTTCTGCTTCATATACGattatactttatataattttactaataaGGCCTAATCATGATTATTACCTAGACAAATGCAAAAAAGGAGTATATACATAATGGTGTGGCTACTTCATAACTAGGCATTTATCTACATCCACAATTATTActtataaaaagaaagagaatgttTGACAGCAACTTGTAGGGTGAAACAAAAGGTCTGCATGGAAAAACAGGGGACATTAGTTAGTGGTCAAACAATTCTCCCAAGTTCCATACTTAGAGCTGAAGCTTCCTCCCCCACTCTGTTGGGCATGCTCAGAAATAACACTTCGAGCACAAACATCCCAAGTCCTTGCTATATCCCCAAGTGACATAGGTTGTGGTAAACTGCGCAAAGATATGCTGAACTTTGCCTTTGCCTTGGCTGAAAGATCTTCGTTCTCTTTACTGTAAGAATAGAAGACATgatgtattaaaaatatgtttcccATCAAACATTTGATAAACCATGGAGAAGGTGAAAGGCAAGACAAGTATTTTGTAGATCATCATTAtttagaaaggaaaataaacatTTCAGAGAGCATCTAGGTTATAATAACAAGTCTCATAAGCATacataattatcattattttaataaataatgtaaaaggaACGACTCTTAAATCATATATAGCTCCTAAGTTTTTGTGAGCATTGAAGTGATCATAACACAAGAGATACCAAAGtgcttctcaaaatctcacctGGATTCAACTGGAAATTTGTCTAGGAGTATGGGAGAACAGTTAGGATAATTTGCAGGAACCAGTAAACGCAGAGGCTGAATAGGTGACTGTAGAGTAAGAAATGATAATAAGGCTAAGAAAGAAActgaataattaaataaagtaaaataagaagGCTTAAGATCTCAGAAGTGGGAACCCACCATCTGCGCTGAAGCATATTGGGATTTTAAGCTAGGGCTGAGAGCCACAGCAATGAAAGAGCATTTGACAAGAATTCCTTCTGCTCCTTCAGCAGCTGCAACAGCAGGTGTTGGATCAACATTGCTTATGTCTACTACTGTGTCGATAAGTTGGTGATTAATATCCCTTATTTCTCCCAAAAGGGCATGGTTAACCTACCAGCAAGTCTTCCGTATCAAATAAAATACCAATACAGCGGATAAATTACACATTTACAGATAAGTTATTATCCATTTTTTAGCAAGCTAGTAACCATGGAATTTGTAAGTCTTTTAGAACATTATCGGATGACCCATCATCCTCTAATGAAACACAAACAGATTTTAATATGATGAATTTAATAGAATGTCCATATGCTATATTAGCAACTTCAATAATGTACATAAGTGAGTTATTCACACCAACAATAGGTTCTAACTTCTAAGCTTATGCCATAGTTGGTCATTGTTACCAAACAGGGTGGATAAATAGTAAACATGAGACAAAGTAGTGTCAAACATGCATCAGCCTTACCACTACATCATTTCTTAATGTCGTGCAATTACTGCTataattcctttatcttgcttGATTGTTATTTAACTAATTAGTAATTTCTACATCActtagtaaaatttaatataggATTATGACTAGGAGTGTATGCTATGGGAGAAAATTGGAGTAACATCCATGTTGAGACTCTAGATCCTGTAAGCCCCACTGGACAATTTAATATCAGTATACCATCTATGAGTTTTGATGATAACAAACACTCTGTTTGAACgtttataaattgtttaaatgtCTTATCTCTTTCATTAGACCATCCAACGCTTCTGGCAAGTCTTGTGATAGACGGTTTAATAGGACCATATGAGTTCTAAACACGAATTTATCTCATAAGTCGTAACAATCAAATATTTTCTAGATAAATATAAAGTGTTTGAAACATTATTTACAACGTCTATGTTATCCAtgtttggaaatatttttattacaaaggGCCTGGTAAACATCCACTTAAGGAAACAAGTGAATCAATGCATTTatgattaattgttatatatgcAAATCTTATTTGAATTGTTTCTATACACATAACCAAGGCAAAAGCGCTTTTAAGATTCAAATTAAAACTCTCATCAAGCATCTAAGCTAAGGAAGATGAAGATTCTCGCTgaagattcaaattaaaacTTTACATAGCAGTCATCTTCCAAGCCTATATTAAGAGTTCAAGATAAACATGAAAAACACACAACTGCCATATACAATTCTTTCTATCTTATAGTGACTTTATAGTGTTCTTTGTGGGTGAGAGGTTGCCTTTGTAATCCTTCACATTGTGAAATAGACCTAGTGGTCTTCAACTGTGCTCTCTCTGAGagtgttcttttcttttgggATTTCTTAATCTTAAGGATAGGTATAACCTGAGTGGTTTATGTACTTGTGAGAATCATAAATGGTTTATGTACTCACTTGTAACCAGGAGTGGTTGGTTACTAGTTTGTAATCAATTGATTGTTTAGTGGAACTTCTTAATCGGGTTGCTTAAGAAAAAAACTAGATGTAATCTTTAggtgaatcaatataaaatttgttgtgttgtttgttcTACTTGTTTTGTAGACGGATTAGTCTAGTTCTACTCAAGAAAAGTCTAGTCTCTATTCAACACTCTCCTTCTAGAGCCTAGACCGAGGAGAAATTGACAAACTAGAACAGGTTTTCTAGATTAATGCATGAACAAGTAGAGTgaagtattgaaaaaaaaattgagcaaaacattagaaataaaaaaattttactctaaacagattgattaaaaattggtttttgataGAACCCAATTAGATAACATCATTTGCTCTGTATAACCAATCCCACAAAGTGTATGTTTGAATCCAACGTGATGTCTTACATATTTAAATAgtccaaataaaacaaattaatatttctaatttagtAATAATTGCCTCAAATCTTTGACTAATCAttcaaatacaaaagaaaaaggcgCAAGCTTTTTCCCATTCAATACATGTGTTAGATACTAATGGATGCAAATAACTTGAGAGCTTCTGCAGACTAAAAGTATACATCATGTTAATTGATTTATTAGATCACACCTTTCCTTTTTGTCCCGTTCCCTTACGTCATGCTACTAATGCTAGGTGAGTTTGAAAATCAGTGATCAAAATCTGTAATTTGGTTCATGTGGTTAGCTGGAAATCACTAGTATATCTTAAATTATAGCCTAAATGAATTCCCAGTTATGTGTCCGCTATgcgagaaaatgaaaatgtaactTTGCATATTCTTCTAACTGAccgttatttttttattttcacttcaGGTTTTCATAAGCTCTTTAGTAGAGAAAGTtagtatattaaataaaaaatgtgaagaaTTAATGTAGATTCAATGCACCAATAATCCATGAGACAAACACATTTCTAAATCTCAAGTCCAGCCAGGGAACAAAGATAATCAACAGAAAATAtgacaattataaaataaaacataccagtcaaaaacatattatttattacctCGATTTTCCGTTTCTTGACACTGGATGTTGCTGTTGACTCTAGATCAGAAGCCTCTGAAGCAGTTAACTGCTTGATGCTACCATCCATGCTACCAGCAGATAATACACCACTCAAGGGTATAGCACTTGTGTAACGTTTCATCCTCTTAATTCCATTGGTACCATCTTGGGTAATGAAATTTCGAGCCTGAAGGCGACAATTAGTCATGGAAACCAAATCCTCACCAACAGCTGCTCTGGATCCGTTACCTGGAGCTGATCCTGCTATTCTATCATTCATGCTGACAACTGAGCCAATATCACTGACCGCAGCACTTAATGctttagatgaaattgattttaccTAGAATCATGATTTAGACATCAACTTGTCATCTATAATTCCAAGCATAGCAGTAAAATAATTAAGGGAACCTTTCACTCtttaatttgtcaaatctgGTTAAAATGTAGAATAAAAGTATACAAAACCAGCATTAGATATGCTTCAATACTGACCACATTAATTAGGCGTTCAAGAGGCTGCTCTGTCACAGTTGACTTCCCAGAAGTGGCAGCTAAAGCATTGCCATGCGCACCATCCTGACCACTGAATTCTGCCAATAAAGGAGACGCTGAAATCCCAGGAGTCCCAATGGCAAGGGATTGAGGTGGTGCTACTGCAACCCCTGTTTGTTGATGTCCAATATTTGCAGCATTTGATATTGATGAAACACAGGGAACGGACTTCTCAGATTCCCCTGGCATAGGAGATGGAGCCAAAGGAGGTGAAGGGGTAGGTCCTACAAAGGGTGAATTAGAAGATTGCAGAGGAGTTGCAACTTTAGATTTAGACGGGAGATGATTTTGTTGCTCAACCTGGGGAGATGAATGTTGCTGAATCTGAGGAGATGGAGCCTGAAGGTGTTGGGGTGAAGAAACAGGAAATGCATTCCCTTGTTTCAGCTGTTGATGGGAATATGCTGAGTGTTGACCTGATGTAAGATGTTGAAAGACTCCTGGCTTAACACCAATTCCTTGTCGCATTTTTAAGTCATTTATATCATTCATTTGGTGAAGCTGGGACATTTGATGTGTTTGCAATTGTGCAGATAGCTGTGGCTTCGTTGGATGGTGTAGTTGCTGCTGCTGAAAGAGCTGCCTCTGCACCATTTGTCGATGCTGAAATTGTTTGAATTGCTGATTCTGCAGCATCTGCTGTTCCTGATGTTTCAGTTGGTGTTGAAGTGCACTGGAACCTGATTGAAGGGAATTTGGTTGACTAACATTTGCCCCACCTTGTGATTGTAAGGAATTAATACTTGTCTGTAGTTGAGGAGTACTAACAGGAGTTTGCTGGATGGAGTTCATTGGAACATGTTGAAGGGAGTTCACAGAGTTTCCTTGTCCAGAATCTAAGTTAGCTCCAGGTTGCATCGAATTCATCATATTCTGCTGTCCTGCTGATACACCAGACAAAGGATTGTGCTGAGAGGTTGCAATATTATTCTGCTGCATGGTTGGCATAGAACCTTGTAAATTTGTTGACTTCAGCTGAGAGTTCATTTGATTTTCGTGAGACTGTAATTGTGAAACCTGGGATTGGGGCTGTTGCATGGAGGACATATGGGTTTGGGGAATCTGTCCTACCTGCACAGAAGACATGCTTTTCCTGGGTCTACTTTGATTTATGAGATTTATAATCTGCTTCTCATATGGTACCAATTTTTCCTTGTATTGAGGCACAATGCTGCTCTTGGGAATCTGTACGAATGTCATCATACGTTCCAACAACATTTTATACGCCCTCAGCTTATCAATCTGATCCGTTTGCGACTGTTGGGGATGAGAATCATGCTGATAAAGGGAAGCAAATGTACGTCAAATAGAGGAAAAgcaaatacatataaataaacaagagtgcTTATGCCACCAATAAAGATTTTACAAGAAATCAATACCCTcattgataatattaatttatgaatatatcTTGCAAGTTACAgaaaattaataagtttaaatatgcttttaatccctctaaaataaatgtattttgattttgatattgtaaaaaattttaatcgTTTTAGTCTctccaaaattgaaaaaaatctctatataaaatatattttataagaattaccaaattttttaataaaatatacattatttatcTATGCTAAAATTGAtgtcaaaaactaaaattactgatttcaaattttgttgggattgagatgaaaaacaaagaaaacaaaaattattatgaccaaaatcaaaatctaaTGCTTTTATATGGATTAGAAACATTTTTTagctaaattaaattatatgctTTCTAGATTTCAATGAATAAATCCTGCTGATTaaagaatattaatttattaaatgttgatattttttattctgaTCCCTACATCACGATAAATTATatgcaaataaatataaagataccTGCTGAAGTTTATTAGCAACTTTTTGGTACACTTCATTCATATCTGGCAAATAACTTTCTTTCATGGCTTGGATCTGtagtttgaaataaaaaaatcaaatcaaatagtTAAAATATCAGCAACTTCGAGATCTCTCATGCAAATAAATAACATCAATATCATTTTTGCATTGACAATAACAGCGAAATTTCCTTTTCCGCCTTTTGTAGAGCATCATAAATAGAAAGTTTAACTTTCGTGCTTAAATCAAGATCACTAAAAAATAACCAGTTTGCGCTTCAAAATACCGTTCAAATAAATATAGCATCTATAATTACAATTTACAAAGAGTCTTTCTTAATGGCGGGCTAGGAGAAcaactaaaatgataaaaaagggtAGTTACAAAAGAAAAGCCACTTGACATAAAACtaaaacttgaaagaaaaatcgATGCGGGCCTCTACCAGAGTTTCCTCTAGCTTCGCCCCACTCAGGCATAGTTCACCATCTTTCGAGTCCTAACAGATATGCTCTCACTTGAGCCCTTCATAGAAGGGTTAGTCAGCGGTGCAACCCACAAGGGGATCCCACCAATCAGCTTCCTTACGCCTTACGGGTTTACTCACCCGTTGACTCGCACACATGTCAAACTCCTTGGTCCGTGTTTCAAGATGGGCCAAATGGGGAGCCCACAGGCCGACGCCCGAAGCACGCACGTGCTGCGACATGCCTAAGGCACACGCTGTCGTCCAAAATCACAACGATGACGTCTCCATGAGCATTTTAACAGTCCGGACTTAGGTCACCATCACAATTCGCAGCGGTCAATGTCTTGAGTCGATCGGTCAATATCTAAGCATTGTTTCTGAATTGATTATAGTACTACTgctatttataatatacatatacatacatacatacacacacaatatatatatatatatatatatatatatatatatatatatatatatatatatatatatatatatatatataaagagagaggAGGGGGGGAGGGGagggagagagaagagagagacgGTTTCTAATAAAGCTAACCTGGCTTAGAAGGAAACAATACATGAGCTAATTATAAAGCACAGCATTTTCCTTGGAGCCCATGAATAGAGATATTTATCATTCATAATTTGCTAGTGAGTTATTGGAATTGCTTTGTGGGAAGTCTCTTGATCAGTACAATTGGCAATTGAGACCCTTAAATGCTATAACTATAAGACCATTATCTTGACAAATGGtctatctttatgttttttaagaaatggactttaaacctaattcaacctAACAACTagtaaggtaaggtttgcatccacctatatactataaattgtaGGATCTCCAATACATACCCCTCACACTAGACATATATATCTTGAGTGTGGAACTAGAACTTtatgggtggtccaatagcagCCTAAGAGGGTGGTACAATAggtccaacaaacaacaaaactaGCTAGAATATGCTTTTTAAATGGCTCAAATACCATTttaagaaatgaactttaaacctaacttaatcctacaaaaccagtttgtaagatgagatttatacttacttatatattgtaaattttctttatctctagtcgatatagGATTTCCAACAATGAACTATATTCTGTCATAAAGAATTAAGTTGTCTACAATACTAATGGGTGACTT from Vigna radiata var. radiata cultivar VC1973A chromosome 9, Vradiata_ver6, whole genome shotgun sequence carries:
- the LOC106773767 gene encoding uncharacterized protein LOC106773767 — translated: MDWFSWLSKTSLEPTLVYEYGLTFAHNELEEEDMIYFNHEFLMSMGISIAKHRLEILKLARKVKGKRAPRPVARLMVAIKRTKRCLANYFRTFISCEEESAALVVVPSSSSSRTRPYGTRWKTHVMKRNKSKKLMVAKQERLLLTNGSPNTVMHGLDGFTSPMVYHFNKEEKKEGDDDDGGGYWSSAAAAAEEIRWDTMFQDLKPN